In Mycolicibacterium gadium, the genomic window GCCTCGATTTCGGGCTGGGCAGGCAGGGTCTCTGACCAGACCCACTCCTGCTGTATCTCGTCGGAAAAGCTATAGGAATATTCGATGCTCTCGATGTCGCATCGAGCACCGGGATACCGGTTGAACAGCCACGTCCCGCCGACGTCCTCGGCGGCCTCGAGCACACGCGTTCGCACGCCGAGTTCGCGCAACCGGTGCAGTGCATACAAGCCGGAGAATCCGGCGCCGATGACGATCGCATCGAATCGGGATGGGCTGGGATTGGTCACGTGTCGGCACCTCGTGTTCACTCCGACGGGAGATACTGTAACGATTACAGTATCAGGCGCGAGCAGCGTCGGTGACGCAGATTGCTGCCGTCTACCGCAGGAGGTCAGCCGCCGGCAGGCGCTCCTGCACCCGCGAGCCGCTCCTGGCGTCGCCGCTCGTAGTGACTCGCCTTGTCCTCGACGAGATCCAGGAAGGCCGCCATCTCATCTCGCGCACGCGCCCCCTCGCCGTGGACATCGTCGCGTTCGAAAACGCGCCAGAACCGCAAGACGGGCCGGACGACGTCGTCCAGATGTGAACGCAGGTCGTAGATGCCCGCCTTGGCGATCACCAGTGCGTTGTCCGCGAATCCGGGCATTGCGCTGCCGGGCATCTGGAAGTGGATGACCTCGTGGGCGATTGCCTTCATCGTCTCGTTGGGCGCGATGTCGAAGGCGGCGTCGACCAGGTTTCGGTAGAAGACCATGTGCAGGTTCTCATCGGTGGCCACTCGGGTCAGAAGTTGCTCTGCGAGAGGGCAGCCCGAGGCCTTGCCAGTGTTGCGATGGCTGATTCGCGTCGCTAGTTCCTGGAACGACACGTAGGCCAAGGCCTCCAGCATCGACTTGTCACCCGAGTCGTAACCGGCCTTCATATGGATCATGCGGCCTTCTTCGAGCGCCACCGGATCGACGCCGCGGGTGACGATGAGGTAGTCGCGGATCGCGATGCTGTGCCGCGCTTCCTCAGCGGTCCACTGGCCCACCCACTGCCCCCACGCCCCGTCGGGCCCGAAGCGCACCGCGATCTCGCGGTGATACGACGGCAGGTTGTCCTCGGTGAGCAGATTGACGACCATGGCCGCCTTGGCGACGTCGTCGAGGGGTGAATCCTCCGGGACCCAGTCCTCACCGCCCAGAAACGCGAAGTCACGTCCGCGGCTCCACGGCACGTAGTCGTGCGGATTCCATGGCTTCGCCGAGTCCAGGTGGCGGTTCAGGTTGCTCTCCACCACTGGTTCCAGCTCGGTGAGAAGTGCACTTTGGGTTGTCGTCATCGAGACTCTCTAGCTGTCCAGTCCTGCTTACGGCCGCGTAACCTACGCTACCGTAGGTTCACGGGAAATCAAGCCTAAGGCATAGCCCCGAACCTGGAGTTGGATTCGAACGGCAGACAGCTTTTTCCACAGCGGTTGTCGTACGCAATCCGAGGGCACGCCTCTCACCCATCGCTGTCGAAACCTCTACTGTAATATCTTCCGTTGGATACGCTTTGCCGTCAGAGGAGGCGACGTGAAGGTCCCGTTCACCTGGAAGGTCACCGGCTGGTTCATGGTGGGCTGGTCGGCCGAATTCCCGCAGGGCGAGGTCCGTCCCCTCCGATACTTCGGCGAGGATCTTGCCGCGTATCGCGACGACTCCGGCGAACTCCATGTGATGCAGGCGCACTGCAGACACCTCGGCGCGCACATCGGCCACGGCGGCAAGGTCGTCGGCGACTGCGTGGAGTGCCCGTTCCATGGCTGGCGATGGGGTCCCGACGGGACCAACCGCTACATCCCCTATCAACCGGACCGACCCAACCGCGCACTCAAGCTTCGCGTGTACCCCGTCAACGAGCAGCACGGCTGCGTCTTCGTCTGGCATCAACCTCAAGGCAAGGAGCCGCAGTGGGAGATGCCGGACATCTTCGCTTCGTTCCCGCAGTTCGAGACCGACCCGTCGGCGTATTACCGCCCGTACCCGGAGTTTTCACGCCGTGCCGAGAACGAGCCGGTTCACCCGCAGATCGTGGCCGAGAACGGCCCGGACAGCTCGCACTTCCACTATGTCCACGGCGCGACGGTGACACCGGTGAACCTGGAGTGGAAGATCGTCGACGAGCAGTGGCAGTTCCTCACCGGCTGGCCGGATGCCCGCAGCGACGACCCGAACAAGATGGCGCTGCACATCCATAGCCACATGTTCGGGCTCGGAGGCGCGATCAGCGTATTCGAGGGACAGTCGAATCACCGTCTGATCTTTGCGGTCACCCCCGTGGAGGACGGGCTGTCGACGATGTTCTACTCGGTCTGGTGGCCCAAGCTGAACGGTGAAACCTCCGACATCCCGCCCGCCGAGGTGCGTGAGCGCGTCGAGAAGCAGTTCATGGGCACGGTCTGGGAGGACCTGGACATCTGGCGCTACCAGGATTACATCGAGAACCCGCCGCTGGCGAAGATCGACGCGAAACCCTATATGGCGCTGAGGAAGTGGGCACAGCAGTTTTACGAGGTTCCTGCATCTGTATGAGAATCGACCTCGCCGCACCCGCGCGTACGGAGATCGTCACCCAGGAATGCCAGGGCGCGGTCGTCGGACCGAACGCCGGACTGGCCGCCCTCGCACACGAAGCCCGCCGTGCGGCGCTGCCGAACATCGAACGGCTGCCCGCAGCGCGGGACGCCGGCATCTCCACCGACGAACTGATCGAGGTATGGAAGCAGCTGTGACCGACACCGACCACCAGAGCACGGCCTTCCCCGAGATCAAACCCGTCGACACGGGCCCCGAGTTGGGCCGTTTCATGACCGCCATGCGGCGACTGCAGGACATCGTCGTGTCGACCGATCCGGACCAGGATCTGTGGGCCGACGCCGCCGGCCAGATCGAAGAACTGTGCGCGCGCCTGGAAGTCCACCGCGCACCGCAGGGTATCGCCCCCGCCGGCCGCGGGCCCCATCTCCCGGGCCTCGGGCACCCGTTGATGCCGCCGTGGACGATGACCGAGTTCGGACCCGAAGGGGTCGTCATGGAGGGCCACTTCAGCCGCTTCCACGTCGGCGGTAACAACGCCGTGCACGGTGGCGTCATACCGCTGTTCTACGACTGGCATTTCGGGATGATCGTCTCCGCGGCCGCCCGGGCCAACAGTCGCACCGCGTATTTGCACGTCGACTACCGCAAGATCACGCCGATCGACCAACCGCTTGTGTCTCACGGTCGGATAGATTCGATCGATGGGCGGAAGGCCTTCGTCACCGCGACGATGACAGACTCTGATGGCAAAGTCCTCAGCGAAGCCAACGGCCTGATGCTCCGCCTGCTCCCACACCAGCCATGAGAGGCACGATGTCCGACTCCGCACCGCAGTTCACCGTTCCGGCCGCTGCAGATGCCGTCGCCGCGGTGATCGGTGACCGGGAATTCGTCGTCCAGGGCAACCGCCGGTATACCTACTCCCAGATCCTTGAACGGTCCAACCGGCTCGCCAGGTATTTGCACACACGCGGATTGGGAGCCAAGACCGAACGGTCGGAGCTTGCAGGGCATGAGGTGGGACAGGACCTGCTGGGCATCTACGCCTACAACGGTCCCGAGTACGTCGAGGCGATGCTCGGTTCGTGGCGGGCCAGGGTCGCGCCGTTTAATGTGAACTATCGCTACGTGAAGAACGAGCTTCAGTACCTGCTCCAAGATTCCGGTGCGACCGCGCTGATCTACCACGCGACGTTCGCGCCACGCGTCGCTGACGTCAAGCGCGCGCTCCCACGCCTGCGCGTCCTCATCCAGATCGCCGACGACTCGGGCAACGACCTGGTCCACGGTGCGGTCGATTACGAGTCGATCGTCAGGTCGGGCTCGTCGGAGCCGCCGCCGGTCGAGCCGTCCCCCGACGATCTCTACGTCCTCTACACCGGCGGCACGACCGGCATGCCCAAGGGCGTGCTGTGGCGTCAGCACGACATCTTCATGACGTCGTTCGGCGGTCGCAACATGGCCACCGGCGAGCTCACCCAGTCCTACGACGAGATCGCCAAGCGTGTCCAAGAGAACCCGGGCACGAAGATCTTCACGCTCCCACCGCTGATGCACGGCGCCGCACAGTGGAGCGTGATGACCGCTCTGACCACCGGACAGACCGTCGTGTTCTCCGAGAACCCGAGCCGGTTCGACGCCGATGAGGTCGTGCAGACCGTCGAGAAGGAAAAGGTGCTGGCGGTACAGGTGGTTGGCGACGCGATGGCGCGCCCACTTGCCGACGCCCTCGAACGCTCGTCGGCGGATCTGTCGTCGATGGCCGTTGTGGCCAACGGCGGCGCGCTGCTGACACCCACCGCCAAACAACGCCTGATCGACGTCAAACCCGGCCTGATCGTCATGGACGGCGTCGGATCCTCGGAAACCGGCATCCAGATGAGTCACATGTCGGCACCCGGCGCAGTGTCGACGGGCAAGTTCAATGCGGGACCGGACACCTTCGTGGCTTCCGAGGAACTCGACTCGATTCTGGAGCCGGGCCATGAGGGCATCGGTTGGCTGGCCCAGCGCGGCTTTGTGCCGCTGGGTTACAAGGGCGATGAAGCCAAGACCGCCAAGACATTTCCCGTCATCGACGGTGTGCGGTTCTCGATTCCTGGCGATCGCGCACGCCATCTCGCCGACGGTGGAATCGAACTGCTCGGCCGCGAGTCCCAGACCATCAACTCCGGTGGGGAGAAGATCTTCGTCGAAGAGGTCGAGACCGCGCTGCTATCCCACCCGGCGGTGGCCGACGTCGTGGTCTCAGGCCGACCGAGCGAGCGGTGGGGCCAGGAGGTCGTCGCGATCGTGGCCCTGCTTGACGGTGCCAGCGCAGACGCCCAGGAACTGATCGACCACGCGTCGAATTCCATTGCGCGGTACAAGCTGCCCAAGGCGGTGGTGTTCCGGCCCGTCATCGAGCGCAGCCCGGCAGGCAAGGCCGACTACCGCTGGGCGCGCGAGCAGGCGATCAGCGGGAGCGCATGAGCGACGCTTGCGAGCGAATCATCGGCGCCGTAGCCCACGGTTCGTGCGGTGGCGCGCAATCCGCGTGGTAGGCACCCATTCCGCTGCGGGCGACGCCACCGAACGGCGCGGCCGACGGAATCATTTGTGCGGCAAAGTCATTACGGGCCACACCACCGCTTCGGGTACTACGGACGAAACGGCGGAAGTCGTCGTCGTCTGGCCCGTACCAGTCGCGACAAGCGGTGCAGGCCGCTGGTTGATGTAGTCGATGGCGTCTGCCACCTCCGAATACGGCCACACGACGAGCACTGGTCCGAACATCACCTCGTCGGCGGTACGCATCCGCTCGTCGACGTCGCGCGCGATGGTCGGCGCGATCTTGCGGAATCCGCGGTGGGCCCGCAGCCCGAAGAGTCGCGCCACGCATCAGATGTGTTGTCCACATCCATTGCGGTACATGCGATCTGGTGTGCTCGATCACTGAGGTCATGCCGAGGACTTCGGTGAACAGCGTGCCCGCCCTCGGCCGGGTGCCGAAATCGGTTGCCATCGCGTCGACGAAGGTGTCGGCGTTGTCG contains:
- a CDS encoding acyl-ACP desaturase translates to MTTTQSALLTELEPVVESNLNRHLDSAKPWNPHDYVPWSRGRDFAFLGGEDWVPEDSPLDDVAKAAMVVNLLTEDNLPSYHREIAVRFGPDGAWGQWVGQWTAEEARHSIAIRDYLIVTRGVDPVALEEGRMIHMKAGYDSGDKSMLEALAYVSFQELATRISHRNTGKASGCPLAEQLLTRVATDENLHMVFYRNLVDAAFDIAPNETMKAIAHEVIHFQMPGSAMPGFADNALVIAKAGIYDLRSHLDDVVRPVLRFWRVFERDDVHGEGARARDEMAAFLDLVEDKASHYERRRQERLAGAGAPAGG
- a CDS encoding aromatic ring-hydroxylating oxygenase subunit alpha, coding for MKVPFTWKVTGWFMVGWSAEFPQGEVRPLRYFGEDLAAYRDDSGELHVMQAHCRHLGAHIGHGGKVVGDCVECPFHGWRWGPDGTNRYIPYQPDRPNRALKLRVYPVNEQHGCVFVWHQPQGKEPQWEMPDIFASFPQFETDPSAYYRPYPEFSRRAENEPVHPQIVAENGPDSSHFHYVHGATVTPVNLEWKIVDEQWQFLTGWPDARSDDPNKMALHIHSHMFGLGGAISVFEGQSNHRLIFAVTPVEDGLSTMFYSVWWPKLNGETSDIPPAEVRERVEKQFMGTVWEDLDIWRYQDYIENPPLAKIDAKPYMALRKWAQQFYEVPASV
- a CDS encoding PaaI family thioesterase → MTDTDHQSTAFPEIKPVDTGPELGRFMTAMRRLQDIVVSTDPDQDLWADAAGQIEELCARLEVHRAPQGIAPAGRGPHLPGLGHPLMPPWTMTEFGPEGVVMEGHFSRFHVGGNNAVHGGVIPLFYDWHFGMIVSAAARANSRTAYLHVDYRKITPIDQPLVSHGRIDSIDGRKAFVTATMTDSDGKVLSEANGLMLRLLPHQP
- a CDS encoding acyl-CoA synthetase, producing the protein MSDSAPQFTVPAAADAVAAVIGDREFVVQGNRRYTYSQILERSNRLARYLHTRGLGAKTERSELAGHEVGQDLLGIYAYNGPEYVEAMLGSWRARVAPFNVNYRYVKNELQYLLQDSGATALIYHATFAPRVADVKRALPRLRVLIQIADDSGNDLVHGAVDYESIVRSGSSEPPPVEPSPDDLYVLYTGGTTGMPKGVLWRQHDIFMTSFGGRNMATGELTQSYDEIAKRVQENPGTKIFTLPPLMHGAAQWSVMTALTTGQTVVFSENPSRFDADEVVQTVEKEKVLAVQVVGDAMARPLADALERSSADLSSMAVVANGGALLTPTAKQRLIDVKPGLIVMDGVGSSETGIQMSHMSAPGAVSTGKFNAGPDTFVASEELDSILEPGHEGIGWLAQRGFVPLGYKGDEAKTAKTFPVIDGVRFSIPGDRARHLADGGIELLGRESQTINSGGEKIFVEEVETALLSHPAVADVVVSGRPSERWGQEVVAIVALLDGASADAQELIDHASNSIARYKLPKAVVFRPVIERSPAGKADYRWAREQAISGSA